The Novipirellula galeiformis genome contains a region encoding:
- a CDS encoding DUF1559 domain-containing protein → MMSLTMRCVPNKTGVDSRDSHPESCPPLTKVSGVFPRHRRDGNARLGFTLVELLVVIAIIGVLVGLLLPAVQSAREAARRMSCSNNLKQIALGLHNYHDSNLDFPAGYYQFTYGPANESTWISHILPFIEQGALYEQIEQWNYFGSPNVNPGVTNVIKTFLPTMTCPSDVDVKLALGYWARGNYGANNGIGPMYTEGRNLVTRGPVGVFGQNDSKNMKDILDGTSNTVMIAELLRSPGDDFRGTMHYPEGPLYQHNQGPNSKVFDQFRTSLCKSIDRAPCTGTYTAWNNRSIVLSTRSLHPSVVNVALVDGSVRTISDSINLVTWQYLGTPEDGNVLADY, encoded by the coding sequence ATGATGTCATTAACCATGCGTTGCGTGCCCAATAAGACGGGCGTTGACTCGCGAGATTCACATCCTGAGTCTTGCCCCCCTTTGACAAAAGTCTCGGGTGTATTCCCGCGTCACCGGCGTGATGGCAACGCCCGGCTAGGCTTCACGCTGGTGGAATTGCTGGTCGTGATTGCCATCATTGGTGTGTTGGTCGGACTGCTGCTACCCGCAGTGCAATCGGCGCGCGAAGCGGCGCGACGAATGAGTTGCAGCAACAACTTGAAACAGATCGCATTGGGACTGCATAACTACCACGACAGCAATCTCGATTTTCCCGCTGGCTACTACCAATTCACCTATGGGCCGGCGAACGAATCGACTTGGATCTCACACATTCTTCCCTTTATCGAACAAGGCGCATTGTACGAGCAAATCGAACAGTGGAATTATTTCGGCAGCCCAAATGTAAACCCCGGTGTCACCAACGTCATCAAAACCTTCCTGCCCACGATGACCTGTCCCTCGGATGTCGACGTGAAGCTAGCGCTCGGCTATTGGGCACGGGGTAACTACGGGGCAAACAACGGCATTGGGCCGATGTACACCGAAGGTCGAAACCTGGTTACTCGTGGGCCCGTGGGCGTGTTTGGCCAAAACGATTCCAAGAACATGAAGGACATTTTGGACGGGACGAGCAACACGGTAATGATTGCGGAGTTGCTGCGATCCCCCGGCGACGATTTCCGGGGCACGATGCATTATCCCGAAGGACCGCTTTACCAACACAACCAAGGCCCCAACAGCAAGGTGTTTGACCAATTCCGCACCAGTCTATGCAAATCGATCGACCGCGCTCCCTGCACTGGCACGTACACCGCTTGGAACAACCGATCCATCGTGTTGTCGACCCGCAGCCTTCATCCGAGCGTCGTCAATGTCGCGTTGGTGGACGGCAGCGTGCGCACGATCAGCGACTCCATCAACCTAGTCACTTGGCAATACCTCGGTACCCCCGAGGATGGCAATGTGCTTGCGGACTACTAA
- a CDS encoding DUF1559 domain-containing protein, translated as MIVSTICSALSERDACVQHSHSKSSPRSRRESGASTRHRHDCNARLGFTLVELLVVIAIIGVLVGLLLPAVQAAREAARRMSCSNNLKQIALGLHNYHDTNLDFPAGYYWYTYGRSNESTWVTHILPFIEQGAVYDQIDEWSYFGSPNLNPGVTNVIRTFIPTMTCPSDVDVKLALSYWARGNYGANNGIGPMSTAGKNVVARGPEGVFGQNDAKNMKDILDGTSNTVMIAELLRSPGDDFRGVLHYPEGPLYQHNQGPNSKVFDQFRTALCKSIDRAPCTGTYTAHNNRSIVLSTRSLHPSIVNVAFVDGSVRTISDSINLVTWQNLGIPDDGNVLADY; from the coding sequence ATGATAGTATCCACCATCTGCAGCGCACTCAGCGAACGGGACGCGTGCGTGCAACATTCACATTCCAAATCTTCCCCACGATCGCGCCGGGAATCAGGTGCATCCACTCGCCACCGGCATGATTGCAACGCCCGGCTAGGCTTCACGCTGGTGGAATTGCTGGTCGTGATTGCCATTATTGGCGTGTTGGTGGGACTGCTATTGCCTGCGGTGCAAGCCGCTCGTGAAGCGGCGCGACGAATGAGTTGCAGCAACAACTTGAAACAAATCGCATTGGGACTGCATAACTACCACGACACAAATCTCGACTTTCCTGCCGGTTACTATTGGTACACCTATGGAAGATCAAACGAGTCGACATGGGTCACACACATCCTGCCCTTCATCGAACAAGGGGCTGTGTACGATCAAATCGATGAATGGAGTTACTTTGGCAGCCCGAACCTTAACCCGGGCGTCACCAACGTCATCAGAACCTTTATCCCCACGATGACCTGTCCCTCGGATGTCGACGTGAAGCTGGCGCTCAGTTATTGGGCGCGGGGTAACTACGGGGCAAACAACGGCATTGGGCCGATGTCCACCGCAGGCAAAAACGTGGTTGCTCGTGGTCCAGAGGGAGTGTTTGGACAAAACGACGCCAAGAACATGAAGGACATTTTGGACGGGACGAGCAACACCGTGATGATTGCGGAGCTACTGCGGTCCCCCGGCGACGACTTCCGGGGCGTGTTGCATTACCCCGAAGGACCGCTCTACCAACACAACCAGGGCCCCAATAGCAAGGTGTTTGATCAATTCCGCACCGCTCTGTGCAAATCGATCGACCGCGCTCCCTGCACCGGCACGTATACCGCGCATAACAACCGCTCGATCGTATTATCGACTCGCAGCCTTCATCCGAGCATCGTCAATGTCGCGTTTGTCGATGGCAGCGTGCGCACGATCAGCGACTCCATCAACCTAGTCACCTGGCAAAACCTCGGCATCCCCGACGATGGCAACGTGCTTGCGGACTACTAA